TGAGATCCGGCGTAAAGATACAGAACAAGTCTGTGCCCGGGGAAAAAGTGAGCAGGTGGCTGTGCGTGTACCTGAAATGACACTTTTGTTCAGGATCCCCGAAGATATCACCTCAGCCCTGCTGGTGTAATGTCATGCCAAAAGGTCTTTTTGAATGTACGGACACCCAAAAAATTACAAACGCCCTTACCGTTGGCTACGAAAGAATTGTAGCCTGGGCGGATCTACTGGATCAGGTCAATGTCTTTCCGGTCCATGATTCGGACACCGGCAAAAACTTAAAGATAAGCCTGGCACCATTTAAGCAGATTAAGCCGGGTGGCGGTGCAGACAAAACATCTTTAGGAAATTCTTTTGATGAATTGGTGAATAAACTGCCCATGTCGGCCGTGGGAAATTCAGGCAATATTGCGGCGGCCTTTTTTTCGGGCTTTTTATCTCATCCATTGCCCACCTTCCTGCCCACTGCCACAGGGCATGGATTAAACATGGCCATGAATGCCGTGGCCGATCCCAGGCCCGGTACCATGCTCGATCTGTTTGAAAGCCTGACCCGTTTTTTTGATGACAGGGCTTGTGACGGCCAACTTCAGGAAACATCCTTTGATTCCAACGCACTGACTGAACGACTCAAACAAAGCGTATCCCAAAGCATGACCCGGCTGCCTGCTCTGGAAAAAGCAGGCGTCGTGGATGCAGGAGCGCTGGGGATGTTCCTGTTTCTGGAAGGATTCTTCAAAGCGCTTGAGGATAGACAGGACCAATGTATCCCGGTCATGGAAAGTTTCAAGGACCAGCTCTGTGTCTCTGCCGGGTATACGGCCCCGTCGGAACCGGCCTTTTGTGTGGATTTACAGATCCGAATGGATCAAGACACCGCCCCGGACCAGTTGATTAAAACCCTTGGCGACAGTATTGTCACTTCACAAACGGACCGGTCCCTGAAAATCCATGTCCACACAAAAGACAGAGATGCGCTTAAAAACCAGGTATCTGAAATCGGGTCTATTACAGCATGGCACGCCGAACCCATCATAACCCGGCCCCAAGAGGTACAGGCACGAACAACCCCAAACACGGTGGGCATCATCACTGATGCGGCAGGCTCCATTACCCTTGACCGGGCCGCGACACTTGGCATCACGCTCATGGACAGTTTCATCGTCACCGATGAGGGCGGGGCCCCTGAAACCCTGGCAGATACGGCCCAAATCTATGCAGACATGACCCGGGGCAAAAAGGTCATGACCGCCCAGGCATCGGTATTCCAGCGCCATGAAACCTTCAAGAAGGTGTTGGGGCAATACGACCAGGTACTTTACCTGTGTGTGGGATCCGTGTATACAGGCAACTATGACGTTGCCATCCGGTGGATTGCGGACAACGGACTGTCGGAACGGATGCGGGTTGTGGATACCGGTGCGGCATCCGGCAGGCTTGGGCTTATTGTGGAAACCGTTGCCCTGGCCGCCCAAACCGTAAACGCCTTGGCGGAACTTGAAGCCCATGCGTTAAAAATTATTGAGGCCTGCGACGAACTGCTGTTCCTAAACCACCTGAAATACCTGGCCATGGGCGGCAGGATGTCCAAGACCGGCAGTGTAGCAGGAGATTTTCTCAGTATCCGGCCCATCATCAGCCCCAGGGCAGACGGCGCCCGAAAAGTCGCCACCGTCAGAAACAGTGAAAGCCAAATCCGGTATGCCGTCAACCGGCTTGAACAGGCGTTTGGTAAAACTGCGTCACCCAGGATACTTTTGCAATATTCCGACAACAGGGCATGGGTGGAAAACTCGGTCATGCCCCATATACGCCGGGCCTGTCCCCGGGCACACATTACCATAGTCCCGTTGTCTCTGACCTCAGGAGTTCACATGGGCCCGGGCACCTGGGGAATGGCATTTTTACCCGGAGAACTTGCCCCGGAAAAGATAGAACAGTGCCTTTGCCATAAAACCGATTTCCAAGGAGAGTCTGCCATGAAAGTGCTCCTGATGTCCATGCCCGATGTAGCACCCCTGGTCATTCACCAAAATGCCGTGCATTTCCCCAACCTGGGCATTGCCAGCATCGGCGGAAATATCCATGAACGGCATGAGGTCAAAATTATTGATTTGATCCGGAAACGCCGATCCATCCATGCCTACCTGACAAAGCAGTTAATAAAACTTGCACCTGATATTGTGGGACTTTCAGCCATGTCCTGGCAATGGGACACCTGCTGCCGAATTATCCGGCTGATCAAACGCGTCCGGCCCAGCGCTAAAATCGTGGTGGGCGGCTACCATGCCACCCTGATGACCCAGGAGATCACGCAATCCCCCGAAGGCAAATTGATCGATTTCATCGTACAAGGTGAAGGCGAAACTGCTTTTAAGCGATTGGTGGAGGCCCTGGACGGCCGGGACACGTTTCATGACATCCCTTCCTTGACGTATAAAACTGGCGACAAATTCATCACTAATCCCATGGGCGAACTACAGGATCTATCCCAGATAAGGCCACCCATCCGGGACAAACGGCGCCTGACCTGGGGATACCATGTAATGAACATGAAAGCTGAGGTGCTGGAGACCTCAAGAGGCTGCACCCGCACCTGCAATTTTTGCAGCATGAAACACATGTATGGCCGGACATTCAGAACCTATCCCATTGAAAGGGTCATTGCCGATCTTGATGACATTTATTATAACAAAAAGACACGGCTGGCCTTTATTGTGGACGACAATCTAGTGTTGGACACGGACAGAGTCATCCGGCTGTGTGATGCCATCATTAAAAGAGGATACCGCCGCCTGAAACTGGTGGTTCAGGCCGACAGCCTGACCATGGCCACCAATGAGGATATGATCCAAAAAATGGCCCAGGCAGGGTTTAAATCGGTATTCCTGGGGATTGAAAACGTCTCAAAAACAAACCTTGCCGCAGCAGGCAAGGGGAATATTGTGGAATATTCAAGAAAAGCCGTGGCATTGTGCCAGAAACACGGCATGATGGTCATCGGCGGTCTGATATTCGGATTCCCCGATGATGACGAGAAAGCCATCATTGAAAATTACCGTTTTTTACAGGAAATTAATGCCGACGCCGCCTATTGCCAGCTTTTGACGCCCTATCCCAAAACAGGCATGCGCGAACAGCTGATGGCCCAGGGACTTATTACCAATGCCCTGGATTTTAAAAAATATAATGGCCTGTGGGCCAATGTCAAAACCCGCCACCTGAGCGCCGACAAGCTGCAATACCTGTTCTGGTATCACCGTCAGACGGTACTTGGATGGTGGGACCCGTCGTCCAGGGCCAGGGGAACCGGCAAATTATGGACAGGCATCTGGACTTATATGTTCAAACCAATCATGCAGCAGCAGCATGCCAGGGTCCTTAAAAGAAAGGGATGGGGCGGTATTTATAAAGATGTCTTAAAAGAACAGGAAGAGATGAACTCCTTTGAAGGCCTTTAAAAAGGTGTTTGGACGAAAAGTCACCCATCTGCGCCTTGCATATGGGCAACTTTTCATCCACACATGGGTTCCATCACACACAAAATAAAAAATAAAACCCATAAAGTGTATTGGATGATGTATGGAGAATCTGATTTCAGAACTAAAGGAAAAAATTGTGGACACACTGGGACTGACGGATGTAACACCCGAGGATATCAATGAACAGGACCAACTGATCGGCGGTCCTTTGGGTCTGGATTCCATTGATGTTCTGGAAATGGTCATGATGCTGGAAAACGATTACGGAGTTGTCATTGACAATAAAGAGCTTGGAGAAACCGTATTTTCGACCCTGGACAGCCTGGCCCGGTATGTCAACGAACACGGCAACAAAGAGTCATGAACTCATCCGTGGACATGGCTGACCTAAGTGGGCCCGGGTATGAGATCAGTGAGCTTGGCAGATCCAAAGCTTCAGTCATCACAGCCCAGGCTATCTTTGGCTCCGAGTCGCCCTGGTTTGACGGGCATTTCCCGGACAACCCCATTGTTCCGGGCATTGCTCAGATGAGCATGATTTTCGAGCTGATGCAACGCACAATGGGCTCAGGCCTGAAACTCGAAGGGTTCAAGCGGGTCAGATTCAAGCAATTGATCAGACCGGACACCCCCATTTCAGTTTTGATCAAACCGGCGAAAAAAAGCCCGAACCGTTTTGAATACCAGCTTACGGCGGACCAGAAAATTGCCTGTACCGGATTTATTGATATCCGTATGTTGCATGATGGAGATATCTAATGAAGGCGGCTCACCAGAAAATGGTCAAACGTCAAATCAAAATTATCGGAATTGGCCTGGGCAGTCCGGGGCATTTGACCGGCCATGCCATAGAGGCACTTCGCCAGGTAGATGTCTTTCTTGTTGCCGACAAAGGTGACATTAAAAAAGAGATGGTTGCCGCCAGAAAGGCAGTCTGTGAAGCCTTTCTAAAACCTGGCAGTTATCGTTTTGTGACGATTTCAGATACGGATCGCGGGCCGGATGCAAAGCGTGGTACAACCGAGTATCGAAAAGGCGTTCAGGCATGGCGGCAATCGCGTGTGAACCGCTTTGTCAATGCGATCAAAGAATTACCCCCTAACATGATCGTGGGGTTCCTGGCGTGGGGTGACCCTGCTTTTTACGACAGCCTCATCGGTATTGTCGAGGAAATTGGCGAAATCATCCCCCTGGATATACGGGTGATCCCAGGGATCTCTGCGATACAGGCCTTGGCAGCAGAAAATGCTATTTGTCTGAATCGGGTTGCGGCACCGATCCATATCACCACGGGCCGTCGATTGCCCCGGGAGTGGTCCCCTGAACTTGGAACGGTGGTTGTCATGCTGGATAAGGGCCTGGCCTGTGCTCAGCTATTAGCGCGGGCGCCTGACCTTGAAATCATCTGGGGTGCGTATATCGGATTCCCCTGGCAAATCATCCGCCGCGGGCGGCTGGCAGACATGGTTCAAGAATTGATCCCTTTACGGGAAAGACTTCGGCAGGAACATGGATGGGTGATGGATACCTACATTCTGCGTGGTCCAGAGATGACAGATGACGCACCGCCTCTGGAGATTTGAACAGATGGCTGCAATGAACAATAGGGGAGCCGGCTGATGATTCTCGTCCTGGGCGGAACATCGGAAGCACGTGAACTTATATTATTGTGCGTACAGCACGGCATTCCTGTGATGTACACGACCACGACCCGCATTATGGATGAATTCGCGCCGACTGTTGAATGCCGGGTAGGACAACTGTCACCCCAAACCTTTCAAGCCTTGATCATAGAGCGGCGCATCGCAAGCGTTGTGGATGCCACACATCCGTTTGCAATCAATATTTCAAGGTTAGCCATGGATGTGTGCAACCGCACCAAAACCCCATATTTAAGGCTGGAGCGGGAAACGCTCTCACAGCCGGCCATCTGCCGGCATGTGCACCAAAACGAAACCGTTGAAGAGGCCGCAAGCCTTGCCTGTGAAACCTCCGGGGGGATTCTCTCTGTAATTGGGGTACGGAAACTGCCGGAGTTGGTGACGCATCTTGGGAATCGCAAAAGCGATCTTTTTGCTCGTGTCCTGCCGGTGGTAAAGTCGATTGCAACCTGTGATCAGCTTGGGATTCGCCCATCGCACATTATTGGCATGCGGGGTCCATTCTCTGCCGAATTTGACGGTTTGCTGATTCGAGAATTCGGTATCACCACGATGATTGCAAAAGAATCAGGCGACCGGGGAGGTCTTACCGCCAAAATTACCGCATGCGAAAATACGGGTTGCAAACTGTTGCTGATAGTTCGCCCTGCCATACAGTATCCATATCAGGTATCCACGCCTGTTAAATGCATGGCATGGCTAAAAGCCCATCTTAAGAATCTTTAACCACCTATTCAATCTATTCAATTTTTCAGAGAATACCTGGGAATCCATCTGAATAACCTTGCGTTAAAAGAAATAGGGAACTATTTTGTAAAAAAGCACTTTTCAAAAGAAAGCTATACTTACATTTAGAGATGTATCACACAACTATATGAAAAAAACCGTTTTAACATACAATGAGATTGAAGCATCCAGCCGGCATTCATTTCTGAACGACTTCTCTTTAAAAAAAAAATTGTTGTTATGGATTATGCCAATCATCATATTGGGGTTGTTATCGCTCAGCTTTGTTGCATACTCATCCATCAAGATCGTTATTGAGACGGAACTTTCCAGCAGTATGTTGTCATCGGTGGGCAAAAGTGCAGAAAGCATAAACAGATGGCTTGCTACGATTATGATTGAACCGGAAACCATTGCGTCAACACCTGCAGCCAAACGAATTAATGAAGATTTTCATAATTTCGATCGCCAAAATTTAAATCGGCATATAACCTTGCACAGACAACATCCTGATATTTTTCAAGATATTTATGCAGCAAATCGTCAAGGAGAATACCATACGATTATAAAAGACGAAAAAGGATATTCTGTTTTTGTCGGAGATATAGAAAATCGCCCTTATTTTAGATCCATCATGGCCGGAGGCCCTACGCAAATAACCCCGCCTTTGATATCCAGGACAACCGGCATTCCAATGATATTCATTGTTGCACCCATTTTAGATGGTAAAGAGAAACCACAAGGATTAATAGGGGCAGGTATCTCTTTAAAATACATCCAGCAGATCGCTCAGGGATTACAAGCCGGAGAAACAGGGTACGGATTTATTATAGCCCAGGATGGTACTTACATATATCATCCAGATGATGAATTCATCATGCAAAAAAAAATCACTGAGCTTGAGAATCCTTCAATAAAAGCCTTAGGAAAATCAATCGCAGCCGGTGGATCAGGTATGTACCGCTATTACAGAAATCGGGAACCTATGGTCGCTTTCTACCACCCGATACCAATCAGTGGCTGGGTCGTTGCAACAGTATTGCCGGAAAAAGAACTATTTGCGCCGGCAATTCAAGCGGTAAAACTACTCATATCCATCACTATAATTTTTGCAGGTTTAATCGCGATAGCAATTATCTATGCGATGCAACGTCTGACACGACCGTTGCAGACACTTGCCGATAGAATCGGTCAAATTGCTGCGGGTAATTTTAAAGGCGGACATTTAAAAATTGAATCCAATGACGAAATCGGGAGCTTATCAAAATCTTTCAACGAAATGCTTGACGGGTTGGAAAATCAGAGATCTGAGGTAAAAACCCTGGTGAATAAGCTACAACGCACGGTCAAAGATTTACAGAAGGCAAAGACCTATACGGCGGGCATTATTGATTCAATGCCTTCAATCTTGATCGGAGTCGATAAAAACGGAAGCGTAACCCAATGGAACAATAAAGCCGAAAATGCCACAGGTATACCCATAGGCCAGGCAATGGGCAAACCCTTGAACGCTGTTTATCCTAGAATTAAAAGTCAGATAGACAACCTTCACAGAACCATACAAAACCGCGAAATAATAGCTGATATGAAAATACCCTTTAAAAAAGGGGCCTATGTAGCGTATGAAAATATTACAATTTTTCCTTTAAATGCACCGGAAGAACCGGTCGGCGCAGTGATCAGAATTGATGATGTCACACAACAGGTTCGGATGGAAGAGATGATGATTCAATCAGAAAAAATACTGTCGGTGGGAGGACTTGCTGCAGGTATGGCCCATGAAATAAATAATCCTTTGGCCGGCATGATACAAAGCGCCAATGTGATGAAATCCCGACTGGAGAATATAGATATGCCGGCAAATCTGAATGCAGCAAAAGAACTTGGCATATCCATGGAAGATATCGCAGCCTTCATGAAAAAAAGAAACATTTTTCGCATGCTCGACGCGATTCAGAAATCCGGATCACGGGCAGCAGAAATTGTCAGCACCATGCTTACTTTTGCAAGAGAATCTGATGCGGCCATGTCTTTGCACTCCCCTGATCAGCTTATGGATAAAATTCTGGATCTGGCTGCCACCGACTATGACCTTAAAAAACAATATGATTTTAAATCCATTCAAATTATAAAAGAATATGATGATAATCTGCCGATGTTACGCTGTGAAGGGTCAAAAATTCAGCAGGTGTTCCTCAATATTCTCCGCAACGGTGCTCAGGCCATGCAGACGGCCCAAACAAAATCCCCTCAGTTTATCATTCGAATTTATACAGAAAAAGAGCCTGCAATGATATCCATGGAAATAGAAGATAACGGGCCGGGTATGGACAGAGCAATCCGGTCAAAGGTATTTGATCCTTTTTTTACAACAAAACCGGTAGGCATAGGTACGGGATTGGGCTTGTCCGTTTCTTATTTTATCATTACTGAAAATCATAAGGGTACAATGGATGTCATTTCCGAACCGGGAAAAGGATCAAATTTTATTATCAGGCTCCCTGTTGGCACAAAGAAATAGGTTTTTCAAAACGGCACTTGTGTCTATTTAATATTTGAACGAAATCCTGAAATGGATATCCTGGCAGGAATATGTTAAGAAGTTCTAAAATTATATATCAACCATGGGCTCACTCGGCATATCAACGCCCAGGCTTAGCCCACAACAAAGGTTGAAAGATCTGGGTCGCTTACCCAGACTTTCATATAAAAATGGAGAAGAATAAAAAATGAGCAACGTAAAAACCATTGACGAGATCATTACCAATGTAGCCCGGATCATTATTGATGAACTCATGATTGAAGATGTAACCCCTGAAACCTTTGATCCCGAAATGGACCTTGTGGATGAAGTCGGGATTGACAGTATGGACCTTGCCACCGTCGCCCTGGTGATCCAGGATGAATACGGCACCCGTATTGACGAGGACGACTACCCCAAACTGACCAACGTCCGCCTCATTGCCGAATACATCAACAACAAGTTATAACAACCATGGGTTGATCCACACTTAAGGTTCACCCCACAACAACATATGAAATGAAATTAACAATTTACTGATACGTTTAAATAACCCTCTATGCAAACACATTGGAAGTTCTCAGATATTCTGTCCGATCCGGTGATTCGCAGCCGATGGCAGCGGGTAAAAAAATATTTTTTCCTCAGGGAATCCACCTATGACATGACCAACCGCTGCAATATCCGCTGTGAAGGCTGTTATTACTTTGAAGGCGACAAACAGTTCGTCACCGAAAATAATAACCCTGAATTATGGCAGGACCTGATGATAAAAGAAAAGGCGCGGGGCATCACCTTTGTTGTACTGGCAGGTGCAGAGCCCGCCCTGGTCCCCCAGCTTTTGCAGGTCTGTTACCGGCAAATTCCTTTGGGCGCCATCGCATCCAATGGATTAAAGTTCATTCCCGAAAGCGTAGGCTACAGGATTCACATCTCCGTATGGGGCAACGACCGGACAAGCCAGGCTGTCCGCCGGGCAGATCACATGCTTGAAAAACAGATTAAAAACTATAAAGACGACCCCAGGGCGGTATTTGTCTATACCTTTACCAGCAGCAACATTGATGAAATACGCGATGTAGCCCCCATCCTTGCGGAAAACAACTGCCCGTTCACCTTTAATATGTTTTCCGCGCCGGTCGGATACGATGGTGCACTGCGGCACAATCGTCAGACACTGGCAAAGACCAGGGATGTAATGCTGGAGATGCTGGAGACCTATCCTGAGCACCTGCTCTTTTCCCACTATAACATCCTTGCCCATACCCATGAGATGGGGCTGCATGATCTGTTTCAATGTTCCTATCCGAGAATGAACCCCCATGAAGATGTGGGGTTGGGTAAAACGTTCAGGCAATACAGGGCGGATCTGACCTGGGACAGAAGCGCGGCATGCTGTGTCCCGGACACGGATTGTGCGGACTGCCGCCACTACGCGGCCGGCAGCGCCGTTGTCACGGCAAGACTTTTCAGGCACGCCGTTGATCCTGAAACCTTCAAAGCCTGGCTGGATTATGTGGACACCTATCTGGCCGTATGGGTGATGGGATATGAAAAAGGGGAGAATCTAAGCCTCAAATTCGTAAAACCGCCAAGCAGAACCTGATATGGACAACTCCGTTACCCAGGTTCCGTTGACCATTGACGTATATCCCCACTTCATGGACCATTGCTTCGCCGGCAAGGTGGTTTTTCCGGCTGTTGAGGCGTTGAAGGTCCTGGCCGGATCAATTCAGACGCACAATGTCTTTACGTCGAATCCTGCACTAAGGCATATGACCTATGCACGGTTCAATAAATTTCTCGTGATAGAACCAGGTCAAAAAACCATTGAAGCTCTCTGCAATATCCGCCCCATCAACGATACCCAGGTTTCGCTCTCCCTGGCCACCCGGTTTTCAATAAAAACAGGGACTATAACACGAATCAAAGAGCATTGCACGGCAACCTTCAGCACCGAATCAGAACCGCTTTCCAACCTGCCCCCGTCCCAGATAGAAAAATGCGACGAGCCCATGTTTGAAGTGCCGGCAGACAGCATATACCGCGAACTGGTTCCATTCAAGCCTGCCTTTCACTCCATTCAAGGAGAATTACAGCTTTCCCGGTCCGGCGCATATGCAACCCTAAAAGCGATGCCGGACAATCCCAATGATCCATTTAAGACTGTATTGGGATCGGGATTTCCCCTGGACGGTGCCTTTCATGCCGGATGTGTCTGGAGCCAGCGGTTTTTCGGCATTGTGGCCTTTCCAATTGGATTTGACAAACGCATTATTTATACCCCCACGATTGAACATAAATATTATACTGCCCGGGTTATCCCCAAATATCAAACCCACGGGACGTTAGGATTTGATATATGGATTACCGATGACCAGGACAATTTGTGTGAAGCCCTTGCCGGGGTTATGATGCGAGATGTCAGCGGCGGCACCATCACCCCTGCGGCATGGATCCGGGAGGGCATCCAATGATGCTCACAGCGTTTTGGCTGATTGCCTATGTAGTCGGTTCTATAAATGCGTCCATCTTCGTGCTGAAGATGAAAACAAAACAAGATCCCCGGACGTTGTACAGTAAAAACGCCGGCACAAGTAATGTTTACCGAATACTGGGTTGGAAATGGGCCGGATTGGTTCTCATAAGCGATGTGGGCAAAGCGTTTCTGATGTCGGCGGCGGCAGTGCGTTTTTTGTCTGCGCCCGCACAAACCTGGGTGGGATTTTTTCTGCTGCTTGGCAACCGGTTCCCATGTTTTCACGGGTTTAAAGGGGGTAAAGGCGTTGCTCATTTCATTGGCTTTTCCTTGTTTCCCACCCCTTTATTTACCGTGCTATCCCTTGCCGGCTGGTGTGTTGGGTATCTGTTTTTCCGGCGTTCCTTTGCAGGGTCCATGGTGCTTGTGACCATTCTCGGCATGGGACTTGTTCTGACATCCGGCACGGATTTTATGGGTATTGCCGGGGTTATTGTATGTATGGGGTTTATCATATTTAATCATAAAACCAACCTGCTTGCCCTCATATCCCAAAATCGAGACAGAGACGTTTCAAATAAAGCAGGTGATGGACTATGACCCCTGAACCCATATCGCCCTGGGCCTTTTTTGACAAGGTGTACTGCATCTCCCTTCGGGATCGCACCGACCGCCGGGAACGGGCCAAAATTGAATTTTCACGCCTGGGCATTGACAGCCGCGTGGAGTTTGTCCTGGTGGATAAAGATATAGACGATCCCTGCCGGGGAATCTTTGCCTCTCATCTGCTGTGCATGGAAAAAGCCATTGATGCGGATGCCCAACAATGGGTGGTGTTTGAAGATGACGTGGTGTTTCGTCGATATGATCCAAAAATTCTAACGTCCACCGTTGCACATCTGTCCGCCTGCAACACCTGGACCCTGCTCTTTTTCGGGGGGCTGATCAAAGGCAGTTCAAAAACCGGCAATCCAGCAATAAAAAAGATCCGATATCAGGCGTTGGCCCATGCCTATGCCGTTAATCGCGCCTTTGGTAAAAAAATTGCGAGCCAACCCTGGGGCGGAACACCCTATGATACAATGCTCAAAAACCTTAGTGACGACTATTTGGGAACAACGCCCTTTTTTGCCTTCCAAAGCAATGCGGCAACAGACAATGATGCCTGCTCAGGGCTGGACAGGTTCCGGCGCTGTTGCGGCGGCCTTGGATTCATCCAGCTGATGAACGAATTTTTTCATGCCCACCGCTTTGTGATCATTCTCGGTCATATAGCGGTTCTTGCAGGCCTTGGGGTGTGCATATGGTAAATTCAAAACCCCGGGAAAAACAGCTGAACATCGGTCTATTGATCATCACACTTTTTGCCGCAACTTTCATGCTCTTTGTCAGTTTTAAAAGGCTTCATATTGAAACAGATATCACGGCATCACTTCCGGCACACAACCTGGTGATCCGTGATGCCCTTTACTTTTTTGATCATCATCCCATCCAGGACCGGGTTGTTATCAGTGCAGGCCTCGGCATTCGAGATCCGGAGCGATTGGTAAAACTGGCCGCCATGGTGGAGGAAAAGCTTTCGGCTTCCGGCCTGTTCAGCAGTGTGGGCATGGACCACTACCAGGAAATCATGCCCGAACTGATGAATCTGGTGGTAAAGACCCTGCCCTTTCAGTTCACCCGCACCGAGCTTGAAACCCGGATTGCGCCACTGCTTACCCCGGATGCTATCCGGTATACACTGTCACAGACCTATACCCGGCTACTGAGTCTTGATGAAATCGGCACATCCGAATTCATAGCCATTGATCCTCTGGGGTTAAAAAACATGGTGCTGGCACGGTTAAAATCCCTGGCACCGGTGGATGAGTTCAACATTTACAAGGGAAAACTGTTGTCCAAAGACTCTCGGCACTGCATGATCATGGCCACCCCCCAAGGCTCGGGCACGGACTCAAAATTTTCCACACAGGCCATGGATCTGCTCCAGGCCATCCAGGCCCAGGCCCAAAAAGAATTTTCAAGGCCCGGTGAACATGCCGTCCTCACATCCGTAGGGGCATTCAGGGCCGCCTATGACAATGAAAGAATCATCAAGCATGATGTGCAAAAGGCCATTTTCATTGCCACGGCAGCCATCATCTTATTGCTGTTTCTGGCCTTTCCCCGGCCATGGATCGGGCTTTTAGCCCTGGTGCCTGCCATGTTCGGCACCATTGCGGGCCTGTTTACCTATGCCCTGTTATATGACGGTATCTCTCTTATTGTCCTTGGATTTGGCGGGGCCATCATCTCCATCACCATCGACCACGGCATTACCTATCTGCTGTTTCTGGACCAGCCCCAAAAAACATTTGGCAGACAGGCCTCCACAGAAGTGCGGGCCGTGGGCCTAATCGCCACCCTGACCACGGTTTGCGCCTTTCTCTCTTTGGGGCTGAGCGATTTTAAAATCCTTGAAGAGCTTGGAAAATTTACAGCCCTGGGCATGGGGTTCTCCTTTATCTTTATCCATACCCTGTTTCCAAGGATCGTTCCCATGCTTAACCCGGCGAAACCCCGGGCGCTTCCCTTGCAGCGCCTGGTCAACGCGCTGATAATTAGCGGCAACGGCGGGG
Above is a window of uncultured Desulfobacter sp. DNA encoding:
- a CDS encoding DegV family protein, encoding MPKGLFECTDTQKITNALTVGYERIVAWADLLDQVNVFPVHDSDTGKNLKISLAPFKQIKPGGGADKTSLGNSFDELVNKLPMSAVGNSGNIAAAFFSGFLSHPLPTFLPTATGHGLNMAMNAVADPRPGTMLDLFESLTRFFDDRACDGQLQETSFDSNALTERLKQSVSQSMTRLPALEKAGVVDAGALGMFLFLEGFFKALEDRQDQCIPVMESFKDQLCVSAGYTAPSEPAFCVDLQIRMDQDTAPDQLIKTLGDSIVTSQTDRSLKIHVHTKDRDALKNQVSEIGSITAWHAEPIITRPQEVQARTTPNTVGIITDAAGSITLDRAATLGITLMDSFIVTDEGGAPETLADTAQIYADMTRGKKVMTAQASVFQRHETFKKVLGQYDQVLYLCVGSVYTGNYDVAIRWIADNGLSERMRVVDTGAASGRLGLIVETVALAAQTVNALAELEAHALKIIEACDELLFLNHLKYLAMGGRMSKTGSVAGDFLSIRPIISPRADGARKVATVRNSESQIRYAVNRLEQAFGKTASPRILLQYSDNRAWVENSVMPHIRRACPRAHITIVPLSLTSGVHMGPGTWGMAFLPGELAPEKIEQCLCHKTDFQGESAMKVLLMSMPDVAPLVIHQNAVHFPNLGIASIGGNIHERHEVKIIDLIRKRRSIHAYLTKQLIKLAPDIVGLSAMSWQWDTCCRIIRLIKRVRPSAKIVVGGYHATLMTQEITQSPEGKLIDFIVQGEGETAFKRLVEALDGRDTFHDIPSLTYKTGDKFITNPMGELQDLSQIRPPIRDKRRLTWGYHVMNMKAEVLETSRGCTRTCNFCSMKHMYGRTFRTYPIERVIADLDDIYYNKKTRLAFIVDDNLVLDTDRVIRLCDAIIKRGYRRLKLVVQADSLTMATNEDMIQKMAQAGFKSVFLGIENVSKTNLAAAGKGNIVEYSRKAVALCQKHGMMVIGGLIFGFPDDDEKAIIENYRFLQEINADAAYCQLLTPYPKTGMREQLMAQGLITNALDFKKYNGLWANVKTRHLSADKLQYLFWYHRQTVLGWWDPSSRARGTGKLWTGIWTYMFKPIMQQQHARVLKRKGWGGIYKDVLKEQEEMNSFEGL
- a CDS encoding phosphopantetheine-binding protein — translated: MENLISELKEKIVDTLGLTDVTPEDINEQDQLIGGPLGLDSIDVLEMVMMLENDYGVVIDNKELGETVFSTLDSLARYVNEHGNKES
- a CDS encoding hydroxymyristoyl-ACP dehydratase; the protein is MNSSVDMADLSGPGYEISELGRSKASVITAQAIFGSESPWFDGHFPDNPIVPGIAQMSMIFELMQRTMGSGLKLEGFKRVRFKQLIRPDTPISVLIKPAKKSPNRFEYQLTADQKIACTGFIDIRMLHDGDI
- the cobF gene encoding precorrin-6A synthase (deacetylating), yielding MKAAHQKMVKRQIKIIGIGLGSPGHLTGHAIEALRQVDVFLVADKGDIKKEMVAARKAVCEAFLKPGSYRFVTISDTDRGPDAKRGTTEYRKGVQAWRQSRVNRFVNAIKELPPNMIVGFLAWGDPAFYDSLIGIVEEIGEIIPLDIRVIPGISAIQALAAENAICLNRVAAPIHITTGRRLPREWSPELGTVVVMLDKGLACAQLLARAPDLEIIWGAYIGFPWQIIRRGRLADMVQELIPLRERLRQEHGWVMDTYILRGPEMTDDAPPLEI
- the cobK gene encoding precorrin-6A reductase yields the protein MILVLGGTSEARELILLCVQHGIPVMYTTTTRIMDEFAPTVECRVGQLSPQTFQALIIERRIASVVDATHPFAINISRLAMDVCNRTKTPYLRLERETLSQPAICRHVHQNETVEEAASLACETSGGILSVIGVRKLPELVTHLGNRKSDLFARVLPVVKSIATCDQLGIRPSHIIGMRGPFSAEFDGLLIREFGITTMIAKESGDRGGLTAKITACENTGCKLLLIVRPAIQYPYQVSTPVKCMAWLKAHLKNL